GCCCACCCGTTCGAGCGTGGCCAGCAGCTCGTCGTGGCTCATCGGGAAGGCCAGATGCACCTGGCCGTCGGGCAGGCGGCCGTAGAAGGTGGCGGTGAGGGCGCCGCCCTCGAACGCCAGGCACTCGCCCAGCTTCACGCGGGCCGAGCCCTTGAGCATCGCGCGCCACACCTCGCCCTCGGGGGCGATGAGCAACACCTCGAGGCGGCCGCCCGTCGGTCGCCGGCCGACCAGCCGCGCGGGGATCACCCGCGTGTCGTTCAGCACCAGCAGGTCGCCGCTGCCCAGGTACTCGACAACGTGGCGGAAGCGGCGGTGCTCGACGGCGCCCGATTCCCGGTGCAGCACGAGCAGGCGCGACTCGTCGCGCCTTGCCGCCGGGTGTTGGGCGATCAGGGCGGGGGGCAAGTCGTAATCGAAGTCACTCACCTGCAAGGGGACGTTCCTCGCGGAGCGGCGGCGCGAGGCGTGGTGCGTGAGAAGAGGAGAGGAAGACGCCGCGCCCCGCCCTGTCTCTTCTCACGTATGTCACGCATCACGCATCACGTATCAACAGATTCTCGGCAACTGCTCCCCGTAGGGCGGATCCACAACCCGCCTCCCGCCGATGCTTGTGCGCAGCGTCACGCGCCCCCTCGCGCCGTCGAGCACGCGGCCGATGCGCGCGGCCGACCGGCCCAGCGGGTGCGCCCGCATGGCCGCGAGGACCGCCGATGCGGCGGCTTCGGCACAGACTACGACCACCTTGCCTTCGTTGGCCACGTAGAGGGGGTCGAGGCCCAGCAGGTCGCACGCGCCCCGGACCTCGGGCCGCACGGGAATCTTCGCCTCGTCGAGCTCGATGTCGTGGCGGCAGGCCTCGGCGACCTCGCACACCACCATCCCGAGCCCGCCGCGCGTGGGGTCGCGCAGCGCGTGGACCGCCTCGCCGCCGGCCGCGAGGATGGCGGCCACGAGGCCAGCGAGGGGCGCCACGTCGCTCGACACCGGGGTCTCGAAGCTCAGGCCCTGCCGTTCGCTCAGGATCGCCACGCCGTGTTCGCCGATGGGGCCGCTGACGAGCACGGCGTCGCCCGGCGCGGCGCGTTCCATTGCCACGTTCCTTCCCGCGGGAATCACGCCGATGCCCGAGGTGTTGATGAACAGGCCGTCGGCCGCGCCGCGCTCGACCACCTTCGTGTCCCCGCAGACCACGGCCACGCCGGCCTCTGCCGCCGCGGCCTGGGCCGAGTCCAGGACGGCCGCGAGGTCGTCGAAGGCCAGACCCTCTTCGAGGATGAGCGCAAGCGAGAGGTGCAGCGGCGTCGCCCCCACCATCGCCAGATCGTTCACTGTGCCGCACACGGCGAGGCGCCCGATGTCGCCTCCGCGGAAGCGCAGCGGCTTCACCACATAGCTGTCGGTCGTGAACGCCACGCGGCCCGGCGGCAGGTCCAGGAGCGCGCTGTCCGACAGCGGCGCCAGCGCGGGGTTCCCGAAGCGGGAGACCACCATGTCCCGGATGAGCTGCCTGGTGAGCGAGCCGCCGCCGCCGTGCGCCAGCAACACGCGAGGTTCAACCATCTTGGCCCTCCCGCAAC
Above is a window of Planctomycetota bacterium DNA encoding:
- the hypE gene encoding hydrogenase expression/formation protein HypE — protein: MVEPRVLLAHGGGGSLTRQLIRDMVVSRFGNPALAPLSDSALLDLPPGRVAFTTDSYVVKPLRFRGGDIGRLAVCGTVNDLAMVGATPLHLSLALILEEGLAFDDLAAVLDSAQAAAAEAGVAVVCGDTKVVERGAADGLFINTSGIGVIPAGRNVAMERAAPGDAVLVSGPIGEHGVAILSERQGLSFETPVSSDVAPLAGLVAAILAAGGEAVHALRDPTRGGLGMVVCEVAEACRHDIELDEAKIPVRPEVRGACDLLGLDPLYVANEGKVVVVCAEAAASAVLAAMRAHPLGRSAARIGRVLDGARGRVTLRTSIGGRRVVDPPYGEQLPRIC